Proteins encoded together in one Lentisphaerota bacterium window:
- a CDS encoding HEAT repeat domain-containing protein, with protein sequence MNAPNAEELATQLNAMIQTSDHTGIWTLSTGQTVDLLRDNFGEWMSYANLPVTMRPTVASAAGQMRSRTAVPTLLRWLRDEQVMKDAYLRECVLYALGRIGDSRAAETVKPFETHANEWTRYFAKEASARIAGQPDTLKPRWSKPRMNLISVNLTQMYGPLVKEVFQGTLFETRDKQLTDELINKGLIFDDTGEPLYDVALLWFVTLRRSSPLLMWRLHHFARRGGQVILDGQFLYWIEQEYEMIGEGDAAIRGKLKREYRYQRGPWDELFPEKLVKNPVFPPLDDQMPMFKEFYYGYRRIGRGGCLLMSESNHTLDVAIKNIPPIKQVPYWSIPNANVLQRDILTWLRDGPDHRAVSIGWRNEPIPPKNELIKRAIFFAGAPAKVVVSLVRHQESATPIMPEVKLFTPDGQEVASVTGKSVSGKVGEWTLLDLAMDLPILTLPDPNYRLEIVARDASGKVLHRMERLVEVRGRFEIAVAGWPAMIAGEARVPAKVQIKDGSTGAYPPLRARLRLVNDDLNQVYRIWQAPWNGQDDIALDMLLPVTLPAAQYSLRVDLVDDKDQIYGRHVKPLARQAIYEQRRIFQWSEWIQAGVGAI encoded by the coding sequence ATGAACGCTCCGAACGCTGAAGAACTGGCGACTCAATTGAACGCCATGATCCAAACGAGCGACCACACCGGCATCTGGACACTCAGCACCGGACAGACGGTCGATTTGCTTCGCGATAACTTCGGCGAGTGGATGAGTTATGCGAATCTCCCCGTAACCATGCGTCCGACTGTCGCCAGTGCCGCCGGCCAGATGCGGTCCCGCACTGCAGTCCCTACCCTGCTGAGATGGCTCCGCGACGAACAGGTCATGAAGGACGCCTACTTGCGCGAGTGCGTCCTTTACGCGCTTGGCCGGATCGGCGACTCGCGCGCGGCGGAAACCGTCAAGCCCTTTGAAACCCACGCCAACGAGTGGACCCGGTATTTCGCCAAGGAAGCCAGCGCCCGTATCGCCGGCCAGCCGGACACTCTTAAGCCGCGCTGGTCCAAGCCGAGAATGAACCTGATTTCGGTCAATCTGACCCAGATGTACGGACCTCTGGTGAAGGAGGTCTTCCAGGGCACGCTCTTCGAAACTCGCGACAAACAGTTGACCGACGAGTTGATCAATAAGGGTCTGATCTTCGACGACACTGGTGAGCCGCTTTATGATGTCGCCCTGCTGTGGTTCGTGACGCTGCGTCGAAGTTCGCCGCTCTTGATGTGGCGGCTCCACCACTTCGCCCGGCGCGGGGGGCAGGTGATTCTCGATGGGCAGTTTCTGTATTGGATCGAACAGGAATATGAAATGATCGGCGAAGGGGACGCGGCCATACGGGGCAAGCTGAAGCGGGAATACCGTTATCAACGGGGGCCATGGGATGAATTGTTTCCTGAGAAACTCGTCAAGAACCCCGTCTTTCCGCCGCTTGACGATCAAATGCCGATGTTCAAGGAGTTCTATTATGGCTATCGTCGGATTGGGCGCGGGGGCTGTTTGCTGATGTCGGAGAGCAACCACACGCTTGATGTCGCCATCAAGAATATCCCTCCGATCAAGCAGGTGCCGTACTGGAGCATTCCCAATGCGAATGTATTGCAGCGGGATATTCTCACTTGGCTCCGCGACGGTCCCGACCACCGGGCGGTGTCTATCGGATGGCGTAACGAACCGATCCCACCCAAAAACGAACTGATCAAACGCGCGATCTTTTTTGCCGGCGCCCCCGCCAAGGTGGTCGTGTCTCTTGTCCGACATCAGGAATCGGCGACGCCGATCATGCCCGAGGTGAAGCTGTTTACTCCAGACGGCCAGGAAGTCGCCTCGGTCACGGGCAAGAGCGTATCAGGCAAGGTGGGCGAATGGACGCTGCTGGATCTGGCGATGGATCTGCCGATCCTGACGCTTCCAGACCCCAATTACCGCCTGGAGATTGTTGCGCGTGACGCAAGCGGCAAGGTCCTGCACCGCATGGAGCGGTTGGTCGAGGTGCGCGGACGTTTCGAGATCGCCGTGGCGGGATGGCCGGCCATGATCGCCGGCGAGGCCCGCGTCCCGGCGAAGGTGCAGATCAAGGATGGGTCAACCGGCGCCTACCCCCCCTTGCGGGCGCGTCTGCGGCTCGTGAACGATGATTTAAACCAGGTCTACCGCATCTGGCAGGCGCCGTGGAACGGCCAGGATGACATCGCCCTGGATATGCTTCTTCCAGTCACCTTGCCGGCGGCGCAGTACAGCTTGCGCGTCGACTTGGTAGATGATAAGGATCAAATTTATGGCCGTCACGTCAAGCCGCTGGCCCGCCAGGCGATTTACGAGCAGCGCCGAATTTTCCAGTGGTCCGAATGGATACAGGCGGGGGTGGGGGCGATCG